The Syngnathoides biaculeatus isolate LvHL_M chromosome 16, ASM1980259v1, whole genome shotgun sequence DNA segment CTGGAATGTGTTTGTTTAAAGCATGTTGTCACACTGGCTGAAAATGAAAAGGTATCGTGTAACTAGAGATAGTACATGACAAAATGGTGTATTCTTGGATGTCCCTTAGGTACTACCTGAAAGAATCCAGAGGAAGCAGACGCTGGTTGATATTCTTGGAAGGTCAGTACAAAGAATGGATATCAatgaatccattttctaaactgcTCAGTGAAATGTTTCTCATTTGAAAATAGTTCCATGCTGACTCTGTGTGCGCCCTCTGTACAGGCGGCTGGTACTGCTTCAACAAAGAGAACTGCGACAGCCGATATGAGACCATGAGGAGGCTGATGAGCTCGTCCAAGTGGCCTCAAACAAAAACAGGTCAGCGTCACCTCACTTGCCCGCTGTGTATAAGGTCATTGGATTGAAATCCCTGCCAAACTAATACCACCTGACTTCAGTctcacaaaatgaaaaacacctCATCCCAAAGACAGCAATGGTTTCTGCGAGCGCTGATCCAGTCCTGAATCCCTCGGGTTAAGGACTCACATGTTCGGAATGAATCGGGAATCACAACACCGAGGTCTCTGGCTAGCCTCTGCCAAGTAGCTACATATGGCAAGTTGAGCAAACTCACAGAAAAAGAGCAGCCTCGCTGGAAACAATGCAGGCCGCGAGGAGTCTATTCCATTGGTTCACTGACTCTAGGTGGCTGAAACATGGCTGACTTAGTGGAAGTCTACCAGTTCCTGGACTTGAGTTGGGAAAGTCAACAGAAGCGCAGTGGATTCCGATTCCATTGACTCAAGTTGCACGCCAACACTAACTCGAGTCAACTGGATCACTTTTGTCAGGCAGAGTAGCCCATTTTACCACCGCTAGTTCTCAGGTGGCATCCCCCAATGGAACGACAAAATTCAACTGTCCGTTGAATAGTGTAAAATCAATGGCCAAGGCATAGATCCAATTTTCAAGACCAATGTTGCTGTCTCAAGTGCTGCTATGAATAATGTCCTCAAAGAGAACCACGAGCCATCATttgttcaccaaaaaaaaaaaaaataatcagaccATGAATCTTATGGATCCCCCAAATTCCCCCGTTGGTCTACAAGAACCTTCATATGCACAGCACTAACTGCAATATGCAGAATTATACCCACGACAATTCTTCTCCCAGACCAACTTCAAGGTCATGTAGATTTCGCGTAAACCTGCTCACTATCAGTATAAACACGGGCCTTGCTTTGCTCTCGTGACTCTGAGTCAATCGCTTGTGTCTGCGGTAAAAGTCAACTTGGCGCCCACTGCTCCAAGAACGTGGATGCTACCGTCTTTCGTTGTGGTGTAATAACTATAATCCATGTGGTAATGATGATGAGGCGGAAGAGGATGTGTCTGGGAGTACCGGAATGCCTAATGATGCATGGTGATCTGTCTGCACAGGCACTGGGATTCTGTCTCCGCTGCCAGAGGAAAACCCTCACTGGTGGAATGCCAACATGGTGTAGGTTGACTCGTGTTTATTTATTCGTTTCTCAGCAATTATTTTCAATCACAGGGTTTGACTTGAACAGATTTTCTGTACAGGTACATCCCATACTGCTCCAGTGATGCGTGGAGTGGCGCCACCGCCAAAACAGAGCACAGTAAGTCATTGCTGGATAGTTTGAATCGTAGCACGGAAGGGAAACCAACTCCAAATTCCACGTGTTGCATCTGTGTGGTGAGCAGGTGGCTATGCATTTATGGGCTCGCTGATCATTCAAGAGGTTGTGAAAGCCTTGCTTAAAAAGGGTCTGGACAATGCCAAGGTTCTACTGCTGGCTGGGAGCAGGTATGTTCACAAGTTGAATGACAAACAAACGCGTGAACCTTCGAACTGGTGCCGCGTTGGCCAATATACGTCACATTTGCGTGCAGCGCTGGTGGTACGGGGGTGCTGCTGAACGTTGACCGCGTGTCAGAGCTCCTGGAGGGTCTGGGACACACTACGATTCAAGTGCGAGGCCTGGCGGACTCCGGATGGTTCCTGGACAACAAGCAATATGATTTTACAGACTGCTTGGATGCGGTCAGCTGTGCCCCCACCGAGACCATCAAGAGAGGCATCAAGTAGGCAGCTCGGCACTCACAATCCAGAGGCTATAAACTGCTGTCATGTTAAGCATCTTACACCAACTAGATCCAATACAAAGTGACTCGCAGCAGTGCTCATTTGAGTCCTCAATTTTCTGGAACTTAACAGTAACCCTCACAATATACTTGCAGTTCCACTTGAAGTGCTCATATTTCTGTTTTCATCTACTCTCCAGCTATTGTGAAATGAGCAGGAAGCCACCTGGATTCTAGTTTTTCCCAATCACTGATGAGGTTGGAAGGACTTCTAGAGATTGGTCCATGTGGTCCATAGCCAAGAACTAAACACGGAAAAGTCTGTTTCTTGGTCACGTGGCGCATTAGAATTTAGGCTTAGGAACAATCATTTAGAATCGAAAGCAAGATTGACAATAatctatttggaaaaaaaaacctcatcaaGATCAATATGTTACGTAGCTTCCTTGAAAACTGCATTACTTTGCAGAAAAGGACTGAGGGACCTGTACTGTCGAATTTGGACCGACACACTGTAAGATTACTTACTGTAAGCGCATCCTTAGCATTTTGTTCTATTTCATTTCTATTCACGGCGTTAAttattagccattttttttttgttatgctaGTTCGCCATCTGCTGGGTCGTATGGGGCACTGCCAGACATGGCCGTCATAAAATAGCACTGACCATTTTATTTGACCTAATCAACAGGTACTGGggaggagtggtaccagagaAATGCAAACAAGCCCATGAAGGAGAGGAGTGGAATTGTTTCTTTGGCTACAGAGTCTTCCCAACCATAAAAAGTATGCTTCAGCACCACAGAAACCACATTCTCTGATGAAGAGAAGCACGAATGATCAGTTTGGTTGAAATCTGCCCCTATCAAACCGGTCCCTAGGCCCAGTCTTTGTGGTCCAGTGGCTGTTCGACGAAGCCCAATTGACAGTGGACAACATTCAGTTGACGGGACAGCCGGTGCAGGAAGGCCAGTGGCGTTACATCCAAAATCTGGGCATTGAGCTAAGGAACACCCTGAAAGATGTACCGTAAGCTAACCTCAAGCGTTGAGGAGGAAAGGGGAACAACGTTGCCGACAGTTTTAACACTGAGGCTGACTGAAAATGTCTTTCATTTTAGGGCTATGTTCGCCCCAGCATGCCTCTCTCATGAAGTCATCACAAGAAAGTGAGTTTGAAGCTCCACTGAAGTATCCTTCGGTGGGCGTACTTTTGAGTTAACAGCGCCCTCTTGTGTCGTCTTCCAGCTACTGGACGGACGTGCAGGTCAAAGGTACTTCCTTGCCCCGGGCGCTGCACTGCTGGGACCGCAGCCTGCACGACAACAGGAACAACAAAGCCCCGCCCAAAGGCTGCCCCGTGCATTTGATCGACAGCTGCCCGTGGCCGCACTGCAACCCCACTTGCCCCACCATCCGAGACCAGTTCACGGGCCAAGAGATGAACGTCATCCAGTTCCTCATGCACATGGGCTTCGACGTGCAGAAGATGGCCCAGCAGCAGGGAATGGACCCCAGCAAGCTACTAGGGATGCTTAGCAGTGGGAGCTAAGGGCACTCGTATAAACAAAACAAGTAAACGAAAAAACACACTTAACAGTACCTTCAAGCTAAAGCCCAACCAGGGTTGTGGCTGGTCTCTCTGGCCAGTGTCTAGACCTGATACCTCCAACCAATCTCTGTCTACCttactcttctctctctctctctccccccccccccccttatgaCACATTGCTTAATGTTGCAcctcaaaaaaggaaaaaaaaaaaaaaaaaaaaaagcttaccgTATTTCCGCATATAGTGGCGGGGGAACTTTATGTACTCAAACACTATTATGCATTTACttgtacaaatgcatttttggaaTAACATTAAACCATGTTGTTTGTATATTGCGCTTATTAACACAAAATGACAGTTTTGGAGAAATGCAGCATAAAAGTAAATAACCAAGGCAGGAGGTAGTAAGTCGAGTAGCTCCCCAAAATGGACGCTCGCAATATTGTGAGCAACTACGTGCCGGTTTCATGGCATCGACAGCTAATCAATGTCTCCAGATAGCTCAAGATAATCATTAATATTGTGCAGGGAACAAATATAAGTGGAAAAATGTTCTCTGCttcggtgctgctgttttggttaacCCCTGCATGAGCAGAGTTCGACGCTTATGAACTGAGACTTTTCACTGGCGTCTATTGGACTTTATTTGAGATGGATAATCTGAtctggagggaggggggtggggggggggcggcgtcaATTACAGGGACGGCCACTAGTTGAGGAAATACGGTATACTTGTCCCATAATCTCTCCCGAAAGACTCCCTACTGGTCAGAAACGATGGGGCCACATGCTGTAAAGACAActactcaaacttgtaatccAGGTACTGATGGACCTGGAGGCGTTTTCGAGACATTTTGTTGCGCTACACACATACACGCGTACCATAGTGCCGTTTAATCGAAAGTGTACCTCTTGCTAGTGGATCGTTCAAGATCCAAAGAGCGTTCTGTAAATTAGGCTCCCCGCTAGTTTTCCCAACCCTCAAATCAATGCAATGAGCATTTAAAGTGAGACAAATATTGTCTATTGTATATGTTTAGAGTATTTGTATAGGTTCTTTCACGATGTCAACTCCATGCTTATATTTCATATTAGAGATTACCTTTTAATATAATGGCAAAGCTCTATGGACTTGTGTTTTTCTAAGGACCTCTTTCCTCACACCAACCGCAGAAGGAACGCTATtactaaatgtaattttattctgtaacatatttttaaacaggAGAAACTCCAACTACGTtgattatttacatatttattttgttatgtaAATCATATTTATAAGTGCTATTTTTTCACAGAGAAGTGATTCTTTGTACAATTGTAAATacatggatgttttttctttcttgtgttGACTGCATGTCTTTGTATTAGACCTGAAAGAAAAGACACATTACATACgtacaaaggggaaaaaaatgttctgatacttttttttgaTGATCAGTCTCAGTTTCCAATTTATTGCATACAtcatcattttgtgtgtgtgttttttaacccCAGGATTGACAAACTTATAAATAAGTAAATGATAATGATAAGCtacgcaggtgcatctgattgatGTAAAATCCAACATGCATCTACAGAAAAGACCGGACGGACGAAAATCTCGAAAAGAACTCGCGCTGTTAAATGCAGTTGGTGAACTGGTTTGAAAGTTCCAGTTTTTCAGGGGATTTGGCCCATTACCTAAGGTCGGAATTTAATAAACTCTGACGAGCTCCCAAttagctaagtcgaaaggcgaagctctcaatttaccagtcgatctacgttcctaccctcacctataggcATGAGCTGTAGGCCgcgaccaaaagaacaagatcccagatacaagcggccgaaatgagtttcctccgcagggtgtccgggctctcccttagagataggctgagaagctcggtcatctgggagtgtcgagccgctgctcctccacattgagaggagccagatgaggtggctggggcatctgatccggacgcctccatggtgaggtgttccaggcatgtcccacaagaaagagaccctggggacgacccaggacacgctggagagactgtgtctctcagatggcttgggaacgcctcgagatccctccggaaaagttggaagaagtggctggggaaagggaagtctgggtatccttgctgaagatacttcccccgcgacccgacccggagaaacggtacaaaatggatggatggatggatggatggatggatgatggatggatggatggatggatggatggatggatggatggagttcccAATTTGTGAGCTGTTAGCATATTAGCTTGGGTGCTTCACAGCTAATGTGTTCGTTTTCTGCAGCCTAGCAGTTCATAATGACCCCTTTGAGATACGGTGCTGGTATGCTAGCTGGTACAAAACTGCCTCTTTCAAACTTAGCCTCGCCAAAGAGTAAAGCAGTTggtagtatttatttattttaaaggaatagcTATCAGCAGACTAGCTAACCACCTTGTTAGGACGGTGGTGCTGGTGCTGTGTGTCACCAATTAGTTAAAATATAATCTCAGAACTACAGAGATGtaagttaataaataaaatgtattctcTTAACTGCACCTTTGCAACATTGTTTTCTTAACTTGACCAATTTGTGGTTCAGGTATACAAATATCTGTCAATATTTCATATGCAATGAAATACAATCCGATCATCTCCGAGTGTATCGTCCTCACATATTTAAGAAAGCTGTAGACAGGCCAGTATATGATCACAGGAATCCCAGGTACACAACGTATATTCCAAATCCTAGCATACAAGTATCAGTCGGGTTAAGTATTCTCAGTAACTACTAATTCGCGTTCACTTCCCAGCTCAAATCTAGCATTGCTTCTGTATAATTTTCCTGTTGGATCGTGTGTAATTGCCGTCTCTAATGGGCGTTTCAGCCTTCTGCCCTGTCATTACACGGAGTATAAATGCTGGTTTCTTATGGCAGGAGCTCTGACTCAGCCTCCCGAGAACGACAACTCCTCTACTGGCCACCACATGTAGCCTCCCACACCGCTGTGGAATATAGAGCTCCTATTTATAGCCCGAGCTGGGGGCCTGTAACCCTGGGCATGGCTGCAACTTTCATTTAAACAGCCATCTCGGAACAATCCACCACGACAGCCGGTCACACAAGAGAGCGACACGGGGACGAGGGAGGACGACCACATTTTGACACTTTTTCGATGGAGGGCTACAATGAAGACGCAAAAGAAGTTGACTGACAGGAGCATAAACAAGCGCACCTGTTGGCCGCTCGGGGCTATTGTTGGATGACCGATCCGTGGATATGACGTGAGGAAAGCTTGTGGAACACGACCGACCTTGTAATACGCTGGAGAACGTTTTAAAAGCGCAAGTAAAGAACGATTTCAATGACAGACCAGCACGATTTTCaagttttgttgttgctttttgtaACAGGACTGTCAACTTTATTGGTTACAGACATGATTAATACTAGATTACTACTAACCTAAAGATATTTATTCTCACGTCCTCATCGAGTTGCTTTAAGTTGTAGAATCTACCGTAAAGGGTTCTCAAGAGAGAAGCTGTAGTGTGAGCTcaggaggagggggtgggggtgggggtgggatacAGACCCTTGTAATTAAGGACCACGTTTAAAAAGCTACCAGGAAAGGAGCTGAGACTGTTTACATAAGAATTTTGACAGCGGTTACCGGTGGGTAACGTTTATACATAATGGATGCTCACGGTGGGCACTACCTCAACAAAGAAGCCGTGTTGTCACCTTTGGGTGCAGCCCGAATGTGCCAACTGCTTTTCGGCTCCACCATCATCGCCTTAGTGTCGCACAGTGCAGACTACAGCGCCACCTACGGGTACTACTGCATGTTCACATGGTGCTTCTGCTTTGCTGTGACGCTGGTGGTGTTCAGCCTGGACATAACGCGACTTCATGTCTGCGTACCCATCTCGTGGGACAACCTCACGGTGGCTTTCGCCATGCTGGCGACGCTCATGTACATCACGGCCTCCGTGGTGTACCCCGTCTACTTCCTGGAAATGGACTGCCCCAACGAGGGCTGCGAGGAGCAAGCCTACCGCATCGCCGTGACAGTCATCTCCAGCGTCTGCGTCTTCCCCTACGCTACAGAAGTGTTCATAACCCGGGCCAAACCGGGCGCTGTGGTGGGCTACATGGCAACTGTGTCTGGTCTACTCAAGGTGGTTCAGGGATTTGTGGCCTGCATTATTTTCGGAGCACTGGAAAATTACAGCGAGTATAACAACTACTTCGCCACAGAATACTGCGTGGTAGTGTACAGCCTTTGCTTCACAATCACTGTGCTGGTGGTCATACTGACAATATCTGGGAGGACATCTTCCCTGGGCTTCCCTTTTGACCGGTTCGTAGTCATCTACACCTTTATGGCGGTCATCTTCTACCTCAGCACGGCACTGGTGTGGCCAATCTTCAGCTTTGACAAGAAGTACAGCTCGACGACACGCCCGGAGAACTGTCCACGTGGAGAATGCCCGTGGGAGAGCAAGCTGGTGGTGGCCGTGTTCACCAACGTCAACCTGATCCTGTACTTCATTGACTTGATCTACTCACAGAGGATTCGCTTTGTCACCAACGCTGCTGTCTGAATTTTCCATTTTAGACATTTGTTAGGATCATTCTTTGAACCACGACAGGAACTCAGCAGAACTCGGCGTGACATCAACCTAAAGAACTTCAGCCAAAACCGCAAGGTATTTACAATACAGAGTCATCTGATCGCGATATccagcacaaaaaaatgatcttGAGTTATTATCCAGGGGTGCGGGGTGTCTTAAGAGTGATTTTTCCTGCCCCGTATGCTCGGTAAACAGTGACGGCTGATAATCGTAAATGATAAACCTGCTTAATATTTCGGGAGGCAAATCCTCATGTGTGGTCAACAGGAAATTGGACTGAGGCAAAGACTCTGTGATAGTGACACGAAACGCAAATGGAGGAGCAACTGGTTATGCTGTTTGTATAATGTCTCACAAGTCACACATagcccaatttttttccatttcaacatTGTAGGACCAGCAagcacacaaggatttttttttttttattttagcactTGCTGTCTCTACTGTTGTAAAATTGTTTCATGTTAAAAATCAGTATGTGTGTAAGCccacttacttttttttatcttggtaATGATTACAATATCAGTATTAATATTAAACGAATGGATCTACGCACTATGTATCTAACTGTTGAGCACATATCGCATACTTGTACACATATATTGATTTGACAGTTTGCACTGAGCATAGCCTTTGACTTTTTGGCTTCTGTTTCTGTTGTCCTTCTGCCAAACGTTAATATTAGCATCATTTTTCTATTATCCACTGaatgttttgtaattttgaaTGCAATAGTTTTCCTCTGGATTAATTTGTTTAGTTATACAGTGTTACAATATTTAAAGAGCAATTTCCTTCTCTGTTGGATATTGATGAATACCAATAAATTACTGAAGTAGATTTTGACACTTTTTAGAGGGCAGATCGAAAGATTGATAAACAACTTAAATATATCTGATTCTGAAGAGTTTGTGGCAATAGGAAACGTGAAAAATCTGTTCCAGGGTCTGTCTTAAAACCGATGTGAACTCTCCTGTCGTACAAGTTACCTGCTAcacataacaaaaataaaaaccaaaactaCTCACATTTTGAAGAGGCCTTACAAAACATCAAAAGGCGATTGTAAAGAAAGACAATCTCTTAGTATTGCTGGAATCGCTTATTGTTTGGTGTATGTAAAATAAGTgtatttacattatttaaacTACTTTGCTGGTGCAATTTATAGTACTAACAAGAAAGATGCTGCTTTATGTTgcaaaaagttccactttggGTTCTATATTTATTAACATAACATCAGGAAGCCGCTTCAAAAGGGACAGACTGGAAACCAAAGCTCCATAATCAGGTTTGTGGAAAACATTGTCTCTCAGGGAGgtataaaatcttttttttttccaagtgtctTTGAGTAATTTAGTTAAACATAAAGGTTACCCTGATAATTAAGGTCCACCATAAAACACGCTAGATACACGTGTGCCATTCATCTGGCCAAAAGGAAAGTCAATGAATTGACCCGTGACTCAGTGATCATGTTAACTTTGTCTAAATTTCCACCATATctatttttaattctatttccctgttgaaatgtaaattaaagcCAGCTTTCCAACGTCCTTTCGAGCAGTTTACCTCCCGCAAGATCTTACCCAACTGACACTTTACACAATTAAACAACAGCAAGAGGGAATAAGGCTAAAATTCAAGTCTGTTCGTGTTTTCTAAATTACTTTGTCTTAGTCAAATAACAGAATGATTTGTTTCCTAATTGTGCCATCACAGTTTTTACCACCCAGATGTATGTGAGGTCAGGTGAAAAGGTCAATTTTCGAACCCGAAACAATTGAAAAtagttaataaaataaatataaataacaaTTTGGAtcctttgttgacattttaaatagTTCCTTGCTATTAAGGACTTAATAAGAATACAGTATTACGGTTAGCGACATTACGTTTTGCTAACTCCAATCATAACTAACTTTGCTAGCCCATTCTGAGGCATAAATGTTACTTTATTTACAGCTGATACGGTTTATTGACTTCCATATTTGCTTTGTAGCGCAGGACTCTGCTGCGATTCCCACATTCCACCAGCAGATGTTCGCATCGCTCTGGCCGGCCGGCATTTTCTTTCCCCGCCTGGGGCACAAACTGATGCAACCGGTTGACGCCTTCAAATTAGCCCGCCCACAACTTGTCGTTTGCGGCGACGTCATTGGTTGTTTCGGTTTGCGTTCGAGAAGCGTGCGCGGGTATTGGCCGTCGTACCCGTCAGTCAAAAGTTTCGCCCTCAGGTACAACAACAAAGCGAGAACGACGTGGAAAGTACTGCAATACTTCGGAGGTACATTTTATCTTTATATCGGTAAGTTTCTGCCTTTTCTATAAGTGTACTGTATTTCGGTATTTGGTAGTGTTGCTGCAAGTGACATGTTTAGGAACGATTAGCTGAGATGATCTTGTTATTCTTCAGAAAAAGCTAAACTGTACAAAACTAAATAGTATTATTATGTATacttatatttactttttttttgctagggATGTAATACTTGTGTATTTTATGGCTTTTTTATAAAACAACTATAATAtttagaaaacttttttttacacattttaatatttttctagCCTGAATATTTTTCacctttaaaatgtaaatacatactCTCCATTTTATTTCCAATATGCGATCATATTTACAtctatgtttttgtaatttaactTTCATAAACTATATTGGTCCAAGGGCTGTTTCGAGAGGCGTTagaacacgggtgtcaaactcgtggcCCGggtgccagatctggcccggcacatgattttacgtggcccgcgaagccaaatgtagagtgtcaatttctgtaattcttgtaaaaatatgtaacaaaatttccaattgtcatataccataaatgataaagttgtcAAGTCAGTGGTacagacaatgcggctatctgattggctattattgtaggagtgattgacaggtccgTTTACAATCGTTGGCCAAAATACCAAATTCTCAAGTGGATTTGCTCATTTCCAGTGGTGTCCATTGGCAGGTAAGGATGAGCGTGGGCTTCATAGGAGCGGGCCAGGTGACTCACGCACTGGTGCGAGGATTCACCGCGGCGGGTACGTGTGGCGTCCGACGCGCTCGCGTTCGTGTTGTTGATGGCGCCGTGAAGTGATCTTGTGTACACGCTCAGGTGTAATTGCAGCTCACAGAATCACAGCCAGCTCCCCAGAAACCGATCTCCCCACCGTCCAGAGTCTCCGGGTGGGTGCgagttttaaaatttaaaa contains these protein-coding regions:
- the LOC133514944 gene encoding myeloid-associated differentiation marker-like protein 2, yielding MDAHGGHYLNKEAVLSPLGAARMCQLLFGSTIIALVSHSADYSATYGYYCMFTWCFCFAVTLVVFSLDITRLHVCVPISWDNLTVAFAMLATLMYITASVVYPVYFLEMDCPNEGCEEQAYRIAVTVISSVCVFPYATEVFITRAKPGAVVGYMATVSGLLKVVQGFVACIIFGALENYSEYNNYFATEYCVVVYSLCFTITVLVVILTISGRTSSLGFPFDRFVVIYTFMAVIFYLSTALVWPIFSFDKKYSSTTRPENCPRGECPWESKLVVAVFTNVNLILYFIDLIYSQRIRFVTNAAV
- the notum1a gene encoding palmitoleoyl-protein carboxylesterase notum1a, with the protein product MTAVRVPSSLLPLLVPLLLVVMQSGAGLCARRFRGGRNPQPRRAPPPPTYRAASGNRGDATESFPLDFTAVEENMDNFMTQVKNLAQSLYPCSAQKLDHDMRLHFLENASVTCNDGSHAGYYLKESRGSRRWLIFLEGGWYCFNKENCDSRYETMRRLMSSSKWPQTKTGTGILSPLPEENPHWWNANMVYIPYCSSDAWSGATAKTEHSGYAFMGSLIIQEVVKALLKKGLDNAKVLLLAGSSAGGTGVLLNVDRVSELLEGLGHTTIQVRGLADSGWFLDNKQYDFTDCLDAVSCAPTETIKRGIKYWGGVVPEKCKQAHEGEEWNCFFGYRVFPTIKSPVFVVQWLFDEAQLTVDNIQLTGQPVQEGQWRYIQNLGIELRNTLKDVPAMFAPACLSHEVITRNYWTDVQVKGTSLPRALHCWDRSLHDNRNNKAPPKGCPVHLIDSCPWPHCNPTCPTIRDQFTGQEMNVIQFLMHMGFDVQKMAQQQGMDPSKLLGMLSSGS